A genomic window from Luteolibacter sp. LG18 includes:
- the fabG gene encoding 3-oxoacyl-[acyl-carrier-protein] reductase has translation MQRFANKTAVVTGAGRGIGQEIAKALAAEGAKVAVVSRSESSCSKAAEEINALYPGSATAYAVDVADHAAVQELAKKIGDELGTVNILVNNAGVTRDGLLMRMKEEDWDTVLDTNLKGAFNTVKGFMRVLMKAEDARIINIASVIGLIGNAGQANYSASKAGLIGYTKAVARELSGRKVTCNAIAPGFITTDMTDELPEAVRAEVLKKIPLGDFGKTDDISAAVLFLASPAARYITGQVLAVDGGMTM, from the coding sequence ATGCAACGCTTTGCCAACAAAACGGCCGTGGTGACCGGCGCCGGACGCGGCATCGGCCAGGAAATCGCCAAGGCCCTCGCCGCCGAGGGCGCGAAGGTCGCCGTCGTGAGCCGCAGCGAGTCGAGCTGCTCGAAGGCCGCCGAGGAGATCAACGCCCTCTATCCCGGCTCCGCCACCGCCTACGCCGTGGACGTGGCCGACCACGCCGCCGTGCAGGAACTCGCCAAGAAGATCGGCGACGAGCTCGGCACCGTGAACATCCTCGTGAACAACGCCGGCGTCACCCGCGACGGCCTGCTGATGCGCATGAAGGAAGAGGACTGGGACACCGTGCTCGACACCAACCTCAAGGGCGCCTTCAACACCGTGAAGGGCTTCATGCGCGTGCTGATGAAGGCGGAGGACGCCCGCATCATCAACATCGCCTCCGTGATCGGCCTGATCGGCAACGCCGGCCAGGCGAACTACTCCGCCTCGAAGGCCGGCCTGATCGGCTACACCAAGGCGGTGGCCCGTGAGCTCTCCGGCCGCAAGGTGACCTGCAACGCGATCGCCCCCGGCTTCATCACCACCGACATGACCGACGAGCTGCCGGAAGCCGTCCGCGCCGAAGTGCTCAAGAAGATCCCGCTCGGTGATTTCGGCAAGACCGATGACATCTCCGCCGCGGTGCTCTTCCTCGCCAGCCCGGCCGCCCGCTACATCACCGGCCAGGTGCTGGCGGTCGATGGCGGCATGACCATGTAA
- a CDS encoding outer membrane lipoprotein-sorting protein translates to MLRALFATTILAIASAAAQNPDPAKIMEGTRIATTLQQSDLHGNLSKNGTKTPVHLFLRGKDIQFAYDSGGTTQRFHLRLGDGKYDLFDVGADGKTTIFPASKLTSPIAGTDLTYEDLSFQFFYWPDPKLEGTESVGGQECYKIRLNKPAGSGGRYAVVYVWVHTKQGAFMRVRGFDKSGAMLKEFQVDEIMSVGNGVYTLKKMTVSSMAGDRRTGVTTLLFDKPQDAGGPKGLR, encoded by the coding sequence ATGCTCCGCGCCCTTTTCGCCACCACGATCCTGGCCATCGCCAGCGCCGCCGCCCAGAACCCGGATCCCGCCAAGATCATGGAGGGCACCCGCATCGCGACCACCCTCCAGCAGAGCGACCTCCACGGGAATCTCTCGAAAAACGGCACAAAAACCCCGGTCCACCTGTTCCTGCGCGGCAAGGACATCCAGTTCGCCTACGACTCCGGCGGCACCACCCAGCGCTTCCACCTCCGCCTCGGCGACGGCAAATACGACCTCTTCGACGTCGGCGCGGACGGCAAGACCACCATCTTTCCGGCCAGCAAGCTGACCAGCCCGATCGCCGGCACCGACCTCACCTACGAGGACCTTTCTTTTCAATTTTTCTATTGGCCGGATCCCAAGCTGGAAGGCACCGAAAGCGTCGGCGGCCAGGAGTGCTACAAGATCCGCCTCAACAAACCCGCCGGCAGCGGCGGCCGCTACGCCGTGGTCTACGTGTGGGTCCACACCAAGCAGGGCGCCTTCATGCGCGTCCGCGGCTTCGACAAGAGCGGCGCGATGCTGAAGGAATTCCAAGTCGATGAAATCATGAGCGTCGGCAATGGAGTTTACACATTGAAAAAAATGACCGTCTCCAGCATGGCGGGCGACCGCCGCACCGGCGTGACCACGCTGCTGTTTGACAAGCCGCAGGACGCGGGCGGCCCCAAGGGCCTCCGCTGA
- a CDS encoding YdjY domain-containing protein yields the protein MGLFRTSLVAFILPVVAVAQEPAPEKAPVTEADGDKDKPAIEKLDGTRLRLGEITFDSKTREIRFPARVNMTEGLLEYLIVHEKGKVHESLFATAVSPTRLNVVFTLLRYQRSQELYATDGPAEHEAGTKFPDVPTEVKAGARVDLKVEWEDAGKTRAVPVNEWIAHAVTEKQMPSGPWVYGGSEISNGRYHAEATGDVAAIFLSSSAILNYPGKDNNDDEAWLPFPKRVPSVGTKVTLIITPHEGSKPSTTP from the coding sequence ATGGGATTGTTCCGGACATCGCTCGTCGCCTTCATTCTGCCTGTCGTGGCAGTGGCGCAGGAGCCAGCGCCGGAGAAAGCTCCTGTCACGGAGGCGGATGGGGACAAGGACAAGCCCGCCATTGAGAAGCTGGATGGCACCCGCCTGCGCCTCGGCGAGATCACCTTCGACAGCAAGACCCGCGAGATCCGTTTCCCCGCCAGGGTCAACATGACCGAGGGGCTGCTCGAATACCTCATCGTCCACGAGAAGGGGAAGGTGCACGAATCGCTCTTCGCCACGGCGGTGTCGCCGACCCGGTTGAACGTGGTCTTCACCCTGCTGCGTTACCAGCGGTCCCAGGAGCTCTACGCCACCGATGGCCCGGCGGAACACGAGGCCGGGACGAAGTTTCCGGACGTGCCCACAGAGGTGAAGGCCGGGGCCCGCGTGGACCTGAAGGTGGAGTGGGAGGATGCCGGGAAGACCCGCGCCGTGCCGGTGAACGAATGGATCGCCCACGCCGTGACCGAGAAGCAGATGCCGTCCGGTCCGTGGGTCTATGGCGGCTCGGAAATCTCCAACGGCCGCTACCACGCCGAGGCCACCGGCGACGTCGCCGCCATTTTTCTCAGCAGCAGCGCCATCCTCAACTACCCGGGCAAGGACAACAACGACGACGAGGCGTGGTTGCCCTTCCCCAAGCGCGTGCCGTCCGTCGGCACCAAGGTCACTCTCATCATCACTCCGCACGAAGGTTCCAAACCCAGCACCACCCCATGA
- the polX gene encoding DNA polymerase/3'-5' exonuclease PolX, translated as MTRDTLAEVLEEIAQLLELKGENPFKVRAYRQGAEVVRGYDGDIVALAAANELDGIKGLGDALRDKLHELATTGELQFHKNLRAEFPEGLFELFDVSGLGPKKIKALFDTLGVGSIADLKAACEADKVAGLPGFGAKTQTKILEALQQRETFADTFRLGTVTSLVDDILDALRDHPAVSQVAVCGSFRRAKETVHDLDFLVATKEPAELCRYFTTFPIVKSVIAQGETKTSVRLDNGIQCDLRAVSNAEFPFALMYFTGSKEHNVAIRQRALKYGWSLNEYALTPVEGAAPPPEVHDEPGLYKALGLRYISPELRENRGEIEAAETGDLPRLVELSNLRGTFHNHTNASDGGDTLEEMAEAAQELGLQYLGISDHSKSSFQARGLDEERLTAQIAAIHELNKTFTNFRIFAGSEVDILKDGTLDFDDAMLSQLDFTVASVHNVFTLSEDEMTERICRAMENEHVTMLGHLTGRLLLKRDGYAVNHAKIIDCAAETRTIIELNCNPMRLDMDWRWWKRAKDKGVLCSINPDAHATDHLQFLHFGIRLARKGWLSKEDVLNTRPLAEVEKFLKTPKAKR; from the coding sequence ATGACCCGCGACACCCTTGCCGAAGTCCTCGAAGAAATCGCCCAGCTCCTCGAACTGAAGGGCGAGAACCCGTTCAAGGTCCGTGCCTACCGGCAGGGCGCGGAAGTGGTGCGCGGCTACGACGGCGACATCGTGGCGCTGGCCGCCGCGAACGAACTGGATGGCATCAAGGGTCTCGGTGACGCGCTGCGCGACAAGCTCCACGAGCTGGCGACCACCGGCGAGCTCCAGTTCCACAAGAACCTGCGCGCGGAGTTTCCCGAAGGCTTGTTCGAGCTCTTCGACGTCTCCGGGCTGGGGCCGAAGAAGATCAAGGCGCTGTTCGACACCCTCGGCGTCGGCTCCATCGCGGACCTGAAAGCCGCCTGCGAGGCCGACAAGGTGGCGGGCCTGCCCGGCTTCGGCGCGAAGACCCAGACGAAGATCCTGGAGGCGCTCCAGCAGCGCGAAACCTTCGCCGACACCTTCCGTCTCGGCACCGTGACCTCGCTGGTGGACGACATCCTGGATGCCCTCCGCGATCATCCGGCCGTATCGCAGGTCGCCGTGTGCGGTTCGTTCCGCCGGGCCAAGGAAACGGTGCATGATCTCGACTTCCTCGTCGCCACCAAGGAACCCGCCGAGCTGTGCCGCTACTTCACCACCTTCCCGATCGTGAAGTCGGTGATCGCCCAGGGCGAGACCAAGACCTCCGTGCGTCTGGACAACGGCATCCAGTGCGACCTGCGGGCCGTTTCCAACGCCGAGTTCCCGTTCGCGCTGATGTATTTCACCGGCTCGAAGGAGCACAACGTGGCGATCCGACAGCGGGCGCTGAAGTACGGCTGGTCGCTGAACGAATACGCGCTCACCCCGGTGGAGGGCGCGGCCCCGCCGCCGGAAGTCCACGACGAACCGGGCCTCTACAAGGCGCTCGGCCTGCGCTACATCTCGCCCGAGCTGCGCGAGAACCGCGGCGAGATCGAGGCCGCGGAAACAGGCGACCTGCCACGGCTGGTGGAGCTCTCCAACCTGCGCGGCACTTTCCACAACCACACCAACGCCTCCGACGGCGGCGACACGCTGGAGGAAATGGCGGAGGCCGCCCAGGAACTAGGACTCCAGTATCTGGGCATCTCCGACCACTCGAAGTCCTCCTTCCAGGCGCGCGGCCTCGACGAGGAACGCCTCACCGCCCAGATCGCCGCGATCCACGAGCTGAACAAGACCTTCACCAACTTCCGGATCTTCGCCGGCTCCGAGGTGGACATCCTCAAGGACGGCACGCTGGACTTCGACGACGCGATGCTCTCCCAGCTCGATTTCACCGTGGCTTCGGTCCACAACGTCTTCACCCTTTCCGAGGACGAGATGACGGAGCGCATCTGCCGCGCGATGGAGAACGAGCACGTCACCATGCTGGGCCACCTCACCGGCCGCCTGCTGCTGAAGCGCGACGGCTACGCGGTGAACCACGCGAAGATCATCGACTGCGCCGCCGAGACCCGCACCATCATCGAGCTGAACTGCAACCCGATGCGCCTCGACATGGACTGGCGCTGGTGGAAGCGGGCGAAGGACAAGGGCGTGCTGTGCTCGATCAACCCGGACGCCCATGCCACCGACCACCTCCAGTTCCTCCACTTCGGCATCCGCCTGGCGCGGAAGGGTTGGCTCTCGAAAGAGGACGTCCTCAACACCCGCCCGCTGGCGGAGGTGGAGAAATTCCTGAAGACGCCGAAGGCGAAAAGGTGA
- the hisA gene encoding phosphoribosylformimino-5-aminoimidazole carboxamide ribotide isomerase, with product MTRFRPCIDLHDGKVKQIVGGTLRDSGAGPTENFVSEKPSAWFAESFRQNHLTGGHIIKLGPGNDEAAREALAAWPDGMQLGGGITPENAVEWIEAGASHVIVTSALFDRDGRFLPEQIKALVKAVGRKRVVIDLSCRRTDRGWTVAMNRWQTLTDLDVTVETLDRLAPYCDEFLIHAADVEGLCRGIDGELVEFLGAWGEIPLTYAGGAASFSDVAKVDALGQGKVDVTVGSALDLFGGKGVRYADLIAWNRR from the coding sequence GTGACGCGATTCCGCCCCTGCATCGACCTCCATGACGGCAAGGTGAAACAAATCGTCGGCGGCACCCTGCGCGACAGCGGTGCCGGGCCGACGGAGAACTTCGTTTCCGAAAAGCCTTCCGCCTGGTTCGCCGAATCGTTCCGCCAGAACCACCTGACCGGCGGGCACATCATCAAGCTCGGCCCCGGCAACGACGAGGCCGCCCGCGAGGCGCTCGCCGCGTGGCCGGATGGCATGCAGCTCGGCGGCGGGATCACCCCGGAGAACGCCGTCGAGTGGATCGAGGCCGGAGCCAGCCACGTGATCGTGACCTCAGCCCTCTTCGACCGGGACGGCCGTTTCCTCCCGGAGCAAATCAAGGCCTTGGTCAAGGCCGTGGGCCGCAAGCGCGTGGTGATCGACCTGTCCTGCCGCCGCACCGATCGCGGCTGGACGGTGGCGATGAACCGCTGGCAGACGCTCACCGACCTGGATGTGACGGTGGAGACGCTCGACCGTCTCGCGCCGTATTGCGACGAGTTCCTGATCCACGCCGCCGATGTCGAGGGCCTGTGCCGTGGCATCGATGGCGAGCTGGTCGAGTTCCTCGGTGCCTGGGGCGAAATCCCGCTCACCTACGCCGGAGGAGCCGCGAGCTTCTCGGACGTGGCGAAGGTGGACGCCCTCGGCCAGGGCAAGGTGGACGTGACCGTCGGCAGCGCACTGGATCTCTTCGGCGGCAAGGGCGTGCGATACGCGGATCTGATCGCTTGGAACCGGAGATGA
- a CDS encoding transglycosylase domain-containing protein — translation MSTWRPLDAPPRLLRWLPVWLHGPVKWAFKLGVFGLVIVAGIAFFYFCLAMKFDLNEVNRLPAANIIYDRNDKEMDAAAGNNRRLITRADLPDFMVKALQAREDARFFEHSGVDVRGLLRATIRNLKDRDFTQGASTLTMQLARNTFEIRAKSLHRKFLEIALTLRIEGRYSKDEILTGYLNRIYFGAGCHGVEEAARTYFGRSVRDLNEGECAMIVGIIRGPHIFSPFRNLPAAEAQRNEVLDRMIAMKFITDADKARIMATPVRLVKDDDREVQRSYAMQTLRRELDTILDESDIRLGGLQIRTYIDLAWQTRLETELARAVESLENEKSWQKPTHASHKDGDPVDYLQYAAITIEFKTGAILAYIGGRDFKDTRYDFTKVRRDLGSAFEPFVAAAAAQRGKLVLPGKPVQTGRQVGPAEVQKIAKRCGISGPFLDTEDLFRGSVSATPMEMAIGLSTLGNKGSRPRPYMIREIRNAAGEIVYTARPEEAQALSPNAAAEAKSVLKPRSGTLCFTGATGSEREAWTLRLGPKGATVIWIGFDKPAVIAPEARLKALLDEFVDRLGND, via the coding sequence ATGTCCACTTGGCGACCACTCGACGCTCCACCCCGCCTGCTGCGGTGGCTGCCGGTGTGGCTGCATGGCCCGGTGAAGTGGGCGTTCAAGCTCGGCGTGTTCGGGCTGGTGATCGTGGCAGGGATCGCGTTCTTCTATTTCTGCCTGGCGATGAAGTTCGACCTCAACGAGGTCAACCGGCTGCCCGCCGCGAACATCATCTACGACCGCAACGACAAGGAGATGGACGCCGCGGCCGGCAACAACCGCCGACTGATCACCCGCGCGGACCTGCCGGACTTCATGGTGAAGGCGCTGCAGGCCCGCGAGGACGCGCGGTTCTTCGAGCACTCCGGCGTCGACGTGCGCGGGCTGCTGCGCGCGACGATCCGGAATCTCAAGGACCGCGATTTCACGCAGGGCGCCTCGACGCTGACCATGCAGCTCGCCCGCAACACCTTCGAGATCCGAGCGAAGTCGCTGCACCGCAAGTTCCTTGAAATCGCGCTGACGCTCCGCATCGAGGGCCGCTATTCCAAGGACGAGATTCTCACCGGCTACCTGAACCGCATCTACTTTGGCGCGGGCTGCCATGGCGTGGAGGAAGCGGCGCGCACCTACTTCGGCCGCTCCGTGCGCGACCTCAACGAGGGCGAGTGCGCGATGATCGTGGGCATCATCCGCGGACCGCACATCTTCTCCCCTTTCCGGAACCTCCCCGCCGCAGAGGCCCAGCGCAACGAGGTGCTCGACCGCATGATCGCGATGAAGTTCATCACCGACGCCGACAAGGCCCGGATCATGGCCACCCCGGTGCGGCTGGTGAAGGACGACGACCGCGAGGTCCAGCGCTCCTACGCGATGCAGACGCTGCGCCGCGAGCTGGACACGATCCTCGATGAATCGGACATCCGCCTCGGTGGGCTCCAAATCCGCACCTACATCGATCTCGCCTGGCAGACGCGTCTGGAAACCGAATTGGCGCGCGCGGTGGAATCACTGGAGAACGAAAAGTCGTGGCAGAAGCCGACGCACGCCTCCCACAAGGACGGTGACCCGGTCGACTACCTCCAATACGCGGCGATCACCATCGAGTTCAAAACCGGCGCGATCCTCGCCTACATCGGCGGACGGGATTTCAAGGACACCCGCTACGATTTCACCAAGGTCCGCCGCGACCTCGGCTCCGCGTTCGAGCCCTTCGTGGCCGCGGCGGCGGCCCAGCGTGGCAAGCTGGTGCTGCCCGGAAAGCCCGTCCAGACCGGTAGGCAGGTGGGTCCGGCGGAGGTCCAGAAGATCGCCAAGCGCTGCGGCATCTCCGGTCCCTTCCTCGACACCGAGGACCTGTTCCGCGGCTCGGTATCCGCCACGCCGATGGAAATGGCGATCGGCCTCTCGACGCTGGGCAACAAGGGCAGCCGGCCGCGCCCCTACATGATCCGCGAGATCCGCAACGCGGCGGGTGAGATCGTTTACACCGCCCGTCCCGAGGAGGCGCAGGCCCTTTCTCCGAACGCCGCCGCCGAGGCGAAGTCAGTGCTCAAACCGCGCTCCGGCACGCTCTGTTTCACCGGGGCCACCGGCTCGGAGCGCGAGGCCTGGACCCTGCGACTCGGCCCGAAAGGCGCGACGGTGATCTGGATCGGCTTCGACAAGCCCGCCGTGATCGCACCCGAAGCCCGCCTGAAGGCGCTGCTGGACGAGTTCGTGGACCGGCTGGGGAACGACTGA
- a CDS encoding TPM domain-containing protein codes for MLCPFCRSPLAAGAPECPACRVTFPRASALLGALPRLSTGISDGGRLLSSAELGKVKRAIDTLERKFPQVTVQVVIHTFPPEHPFGLHAFWVFNAASFAGDSHRGAENHTILLMIDPGRIEGSLMVGYGLEPYVTHEALDHLLELAGPAWALQRWGDGILTVISGLDRLLEGSATPDDSAVGGEF; via the coding sequence ATGTTGTGCCCGTTCTGCCGATCCCCGCTCGCCGCCGGTGCGCCGGAGTGTCCGGCGTGCCGGGTGACCTTCCCGCGGGCTTCCGCCCTGCTGGGGGCTTTGCCGCGGTTGTCCACCGGGATCTCCGATGGCGGCCGGTTGCTGTCCTCCGCCGAGCTGGGAAAGGTGAAACGGGCGATCGACACGCTGGAGCGGAAGTTCCCGCAGGTCACGGTCCAGGTGGTGATCCACACGTTTCCTCCGGAGCATCCCTTCGGGCTTCACGCGTTCTGGGTTTTCAATGCGGCGTCGTTTGCCGGTGACAGCCATCGTGGGGCGGAAAACCACACCATCCTGCTGATGATCGATCCGGGTCGGATCGAGGGTTCGCTGATGGTGGGCTACGGGCTGGAGCCCTACGTGACTCATGAGGCGCTTGATCACCTCCTTGAACTGGCGGGCCCGGCGTGGGCCTTGCAACGCTGGGGGGACGGTATTCTCACGGTGATCAGCGGACTGGACCGGCTGCTGGAAGGCTCCGCCACGCCCGATGATTCGGCCGTGGGCGGCGAGTTTTGA
- the hisI gene encoding phosphoribosyl-AMP cyclohydrolase, giving the protein MNPVFAPRGNKVEIEEGAAFAPKFDADGLIAAMAIDFVTREPLMLAYMNEESLRRTLEIGEAVYWSRSRKEFWHKGATSGHVQKIVEIRTDCDQDALVLVVEQVGAGACHTGRGSCFYRRVVKGADGAAALEFTGGGRTFDPGAVYGKA; this is encoded by the coding sequence ATGAATCCCGTGTTCGCACCCCGTGGAAACAAGGTCGAGATCGAGGAGGGCGCCGCTTTCGCCCCGAAATTCGACGCCGATGGACTGATCGCCGCCATGGCCATCGACTTCGTCACCCGTGAGCCGCTGATGCTCGCCTATATGAACGAGGAATCCCTCCGCCGGACCTTGGAAATCGGCGAGGCCGTCTATTGGTCCCGCTCCAGGAAGGAATTCTGGCACAAGGGCGCGACTTCCGGGCACGTCCAGAAAATCGTCGAGATCCGCACCGATTGCGACCAGGACGCGCTGGTGCTGGTGGTCGAGCAGGTGGGGGCTGGAGCCTGCCACACCGGCCGCGGCTCCTGTTTCTATCGCCGGGTGGTAAAGGGCGCGGATGGGGCCGCGGCCCTTGAATTCACGGGCGGCGGACGCACCTTCGACCCCGGTGCCGTGTACGGAAAAGCCTGA
- a CDS encoding prenyltransferase/squalene oxidase repeat-containing protein codes for MKATVVFSILAAGIAAAADSSDRYTSVQQEIKQAIARGNAWLKTQQKEDGHWDDEGLPALTALALTAATRDPNVDVKKQVPDHLAKGYDWLVKQQKEDGGIYNRGLSTYNTATSITALVALGKDGYEPAIVKARKHLIGQQWDTGEKGKTDNPNDGGVGYGAGTNKDHDDLSNTWLAIEAISLSANVVADGKHGDQPDLDWKAAQTFLSRCQNLSSVNDQPWVSEDDKNKGGFVYSPTGSKAEDILPDGKKALRSYGSMSYAGLLSMIYAKVGADDPRVKAVKEWLGKNYTVSENPGLGTSGQYYYYQTMTKALSAANLSTLKLADGKEADWRKDVADKLLSLQQGDGSWKNTDGKWMESNPVLVTAYSILALEQVYYAIPNK; via the coding sequence ATGAAAGCCACCGTCGTTTTCTCGATCCTCGCCGCCGGCATCGCCGCCGCGGCCGATTCGTCCGACCGCTACACGTCCGTCCAGCAGGAGATCAAGCAGGCCATCGCCCGCGGCAATGCCTGGCTCAAGACCCAGCAGAAGGAGGACGGCCACTGGGATGACGAGGGGCTTCCGGCCCTCACCGCGCTGGCCCTCACCGCCGCCACCCGCGATCCGAACGTGGACGTCAAGAAGCAGGTGCCCGACCACCTCGCCAAGGGCTACGACTGGCTGGTGAAGCAGCAGAAGGAGGACGGCGGCATCTACAACCGCGGCCTGTCCACCTATAACACCGCCACCTCCATCACCGCCTTGGTCGCGCTCGGCAAGGACGGCTACGAGCCCGCCATCGTGAAGGCCCGCAAGCACCTCATCGGCCAGCAGTGGGACACCGGCGAGAAGGGCAAGACCGACAATCCCAACGATGGCGGCGTGGGCTACGGCGCGGGCACCAACAAGGACCACGACGACCTTTCCAACACCTGGCTCGCCATCGAGGCGATCTCACTGTCCGCCAACGTGGTGGCCGATGGCAAGCACGGCGACCAGCCGGACCTCGATTGGAAGGCCGCACAGACCTTCCTCTCCCGCTGCCAGAACCTCTCCTCCGTCAACGACCAGCCGTGGGTGTCCGAGGACGACAAGAACAAGGGCGGTTTCGTTTACAGCCCCACCGGCTCCAAGGCCGAGGACATCCTCCCGGATGGCAAGAAGGCGCTGCGTTCCTACGGCTCCATGTCCTACGCCGGCCTGCTCTCGATGATCTACGCCAAGGTCGGTGCCGACGATCCGCGCGTGAAGGCGGTGAAGGAGTGGCTGGGCAAGAACTACACCGTTTCCGAGAACCCCGGCCTCGGCACCAGCGGCCAGTATTACTACTACCAGACGATGACCAAGGCGCTCAGCGCCGCCAACCTCTCCACGCTCAAGCTCGCCGATGGCAAGGAAGCCGACTGGCGCAAGGATGTGGCGGACAAGCTCCTCTCGCTCCAGCAGGGCGACGGCTCGTGGAAGAACACCGATGGCAAGTGGATGGAGAGCAATCCGGTGCTGGTCACCGCCTACTCGATCCTCGCGCTGGAGCAGGTGTACTACGCGATCCCGAACAAGTGA
- the rplS gene encoding 50S ribosomal protein L19 translates to MDIIKKIEQEQLKQDVAEFHVGDSVKVHTRVVEGGKERVQIFAGLVIAKRGTGVNASFTVRKISYGEGVERVFPLHTPRISKIEVASKGKVRRAKLHYLRGRVGKRALLVKSADQA, encoded by the coding sequence ATGGACATCATCAAGAAAATCGAGCAAGAGCAGTTGAAGCAGGACGTCGCCGAGTTCCACGTCGGTGATTCCGTGAAGGTCCACACCCGCGTCGTCGAAGGCGGCAAGGAGCGCGTCCAGATCTTCGCCGGTCTCGTCATCGCCAAGCGCGGCACCGGCGTGAACGCCTCGTTCACCGTCCGCAAGATCTCCTACGGTGAAGGCGTCGAGCGCGTCTTCCCGCTGCACACCCCGCGCATCTCCAAGATCGAAGTGGCCTCCAAGGGTAAGGTCCGCCGTGCCAAGCTGCACTACCTCCGCGGTCGTGTCGGCAAGCGCGCCCTCTTGGTGAAGTCCGCCGACCAGGCCTGA
- the sixA gene encoding phosphohistidine phosphatase SixA: protein MELILLRHGKAEDHGHPGGDGERALVEKGYEQARRAGELAKAAGFAPDLVLTSPLVRARQTAETFCEAAGIAAPLIQPWIACGMRADTALNELRAFSNFRRVAIVGHEPDLSSLIEFLLGASGGAVDVKKGALACLDVAPSGRRGRLLFLIPPKLAE from the coding sequence ATGGAACTGATCCTTCTCCGCCACGGCAAAGCCGAAGACCACGGACACCCCGGGGGCGACGGCGAACGCGCGCTGGTGGAGAAGGGCTACGAACAAGCCCGCCGCGCCGGTGAACTGGCGAAGGCGGCGGGTTTCGCACCGGACCTCGTGCTCACCAGCCCGCTGGTCCGCGCCCGCCAGACGGCGGAAACCTTTTGCGAAGCCGCTGGGATCGCCGCGCCGCTGATCCAGCCGTGGATCGCCTGCGGCATGCGCGCCGACACCGCGCTCAACGAGCTGCGGGCGTTCTCCAACTTCCGGCGCGTGGCCATCGTCGGCCATGAGCCGGACCTCTCCAGCCTGATCGAGTTTCTTCTCGGTGCCAGCGGTGGCGCGGTGGACGTGAAGAAGGGCGCGCTCGCGTGCCTCGATGTGGCACCCTCGGGACGCCGCGGGCGGTTGCTGTTTCTGATCCCGCCGAAGCTGGCTGAGTAG